A DNA window from Canis lupus familiaris isolate Mischka breed German Shepherd chromosome 10, alternate assembly UU_Cfam_GSD_1.0, whole genome shotgun sequence contains the following coding sequences:
- the SEPTIN10 gene encoding septin-10 isoform X2 encodes MPTKTTCLSSQVSDDEQKQKKGNIRSLTMSGHVGFESLPDQLVNRSIQQGFCFNILCVGETGIGKSTLIDTLFNTNFEDQESSHFCPHVRLKAQTYELHESNVRLKLTIVNTVGFGDQINKEESYQPIVDYIDAQFEAYLQEELKIKRSLFNYHDSRIHVCLYFISPTGHSLKTLDLLTMKSLDSKVNIIPVIAKADAISKAELQKFKIKLMSELVSNGVQIYQFPTDDETIAKINASMNGHLPFAVVGSMDEVKVGNKMVKARQYPWGVVQVENENHCDFVKLREMLICTNMEDLREQTHMRHYELYRRCKLEEMGFTDLGPENQPLSLQETYEAKRHEFYGERQRKEEEMKQMFVQRVKEKEAILKEAERELQAKFEHLKRVHQEERMKLEEKRRLLEEEIIAFSKKKATSEIYQSQSYMASGSNLRKDKDRKKEPGYRFELLCFDVRACETNGGRKDAEEAPILCKTKVPDHRRSSQAKVIKMLEDQ; translated from the exons caaaaaaagggaaatattcgTTCTTTAACTATGTCTGGCCATGTTGGCTTTGAGAGTTTGCCTGATCAGCTGGTCAACAGATCCATTCAGCAAGGCTTCTGTTTTAATATTCTCTGTGTGG GAGAGACTGGAATTGGAAAATCAACTCTGATTGACACATTGTTTAATACTAATTTTGAAGACCAGGAGTCCTCACATTTTTGCCCACATGTTAGACTTAAAGCCCAGACATATGAACTCCATGAAAGTAATGTTCGATTGAAATTGACCATCGTGAATACAGTAGGATTTGGTGACCAAATAAACAAAGAAGAGAG ctaCCAACCGATAGTTGACTACATAGATGCTCAGTTTGAGGCCTATCTCCAAGAGGAGCTGAAGATCAAGCGCTCTCTCTTTAACTACCATGATTCTCGAATCCACGTGTGCCTCTATTTCATCTCACCTACAGGTCACTCTCTGAAGACACTGGATCTCTTAACAATGAAGAGCCTTGACAGCAAG GTAAACATTATACCAGTGATTGCCAAAGCAGATGCAATTTCTAAAGCTGAATTACAGAAGTTTAAGATTAAGCTCATGAGTGAATTGGTTAGCAACGGTGTCCAGATATATCAGTTCCCAACAGATGATGAAACTATTGCTAAAATCAATGCTTCAATGAAT GGACATTTGCCATTTGCTGTTGTAGGAAGTATGGATGAGGTAAAAGTTGGAAATAAGATGGTCAAAGCTCGCCAGTACCCTTGGGGTGTGGTACAAG TGGAAAATGAAAACCACTGTGACTTTGTAAAGCTCCGGGAAATGCTCATTTGTACCAACATGGAAGATCTGCGTGAACAGACCCACATGAGGCATTATGAACTTTATAGACGGTGTAAACTGGAGGAAATGGGCTTTACAGACCTGGGCCCAGAGAACCAGCCACTCAG TCTTCAAGAGACCTATGAAGCCAAAAGACATGAATTTTATGGTGAAcgtcagaggaaggaagaagaaatgaagcagaTGTTTGTGCAGCgagtaaaggaaaaagaagccaTACTGAAAGAAGCTGAGAGAGAG CTACAGGCCAAGTTTGAGCACCTTAAAAGAGTTCACCAAGAAGAGAGAATGAAGCTTGAAGAGAAGAGAAGACtcttggaagaagaaataattgCTTTCTCAAAGAAGAAAGCTACTTCAGAGATATACCAAAGCCAGTCCTACATGGCATCAGGCAGCAACCTGAGGAAAGACAAGGACCGTAAGAA ggaACCAGGCTATCGATTCGAACTCCTGTGCTTTGATGTCAGAGCTTGTGAAACCAATGGTGGACGTAAAGATGCAGAGGAAG ctCCAATTTTATGTAAAACAAAGGTTCCAGATCACAGAAGGTCATCACAAGcaaaagttattaaaatgttagaa GATCAGTAA
- the SEPTIN10 gene encoding septin-10 isoform X4, producing the protein MPTKTTCLSSQVSDDEQKQKKGNIRSLTMSGHVGFESLPDQLVNRSIQQGFCFNILCVGETGIGKSTLIDTLFNTNFEDQESSHFCPHVRLKAQTYELHESNVRLKLTIVNTVGFGDQINKEESYQPIVDYIDAQFEAYLQEELKIKRSLFNYHDSRIHVCLYFISPTGHSLKTLDLLTMKSLDSKVNIIPVIAKADAISKAELQKFKIKLMSELVSNGVQIYQFPTDDETIAKINASMNGHLPFAVVGSMDEVKVGNKMVKARQYPWGVVQVENENHCDFVKLREMLICTNMEDLREQTHMRHYELYRRCKLEEMGFTDLGPENQPLSLQETYEAKRHEFYGERQRKEEEMKQMFVQRVKEKEAILKEAERELQAKFEHLKRVHQEERMKLEEKRRLLEEEIIAFSKKKATSEIYQSQSYMASGSNLRKDKDRKKEPGYRFELLCFDVRACETNGGRKDAEEGSVMSKFWKLAAGEPVSP; encoded by the exons caaaaaaagggaaatattcgTTCTTTAACTATGTCTGGCCATGTTGGCTTTGAGAGTTTGCCTGATCAGCTGGTCAACAGATCCATTCAGCAAGGCTTCTGTTTTAATATTCTCTGTGTGG GAGAGACTGGAATTGGAAAATCAACTCTGATTGACACATTGTTTAATACTAATTTTGAAGACCAGGAGTCCTCACATTTTTGCCCACATGTTAGACTTAAAGCCCAGACATATGAACTCCATGAAAGTAATGTTCGATTGAAATTGACCATCGTGAATACAGTAGGATTTGGTGACCAAATAAACAAAGAAGAGAG ctaCCAACCGATAGTTGACTACATAGATGCTCAGTTTGAGGCCTATCTCCAAGAGGAGCTGAAGATCAAGCGCTCTCTCTTTAACTACCATGATTCTCGAATCCACGTGTGCCTCTATTTCATCTCACCTACAGGTCACTCTCTGAAGACACTGGATCTCTTAACAATGAAGAGCCTTGACAGCAAG GTAAACATTATACCAGTGATTGCCAAAGCAGATGCAATTTCTAAAGCTGAATTACAGAAGTTTAAGATTAAGCTCATGAGTGAATTGGTTAGCAACGGTGTCCAGATATATCAGTTCCCAACAGATGATGAAACTATTGCTAAAATCAATGCTTCAATGAAT GGACATTTGCCATTTGCTGTTGTAGGAAGTATGGATGAGGTAAAAGTTGGAAATAAGATGGTCAAAGCTCGCCAGTACCCTTGGGGTGTGGTACAAG TGGAAAATGAAAACCACTGTGACTTTGTAAAGCTCCGGGAAATGCTCATTTGTACCAACATGGAAGATCTGCGTGAACAGACCCACATGAGGCATTATGAACTTTATAGACGGTGTAAACTGGAGGAAATGGGCTTTACAGACCTGGGCCCAGAGAACCAGCCACTCAG TCTTCAAGAGACCTATGAAGCCAAAAGACATGAATTTTATGGTGAAcgtcagaggaaggaagaagaaatgaagcagaTGTTTGTGCAGCgagtaaaggaaaaagaagccaTACTGAAAGAAGCTGAGAGAGAG CTACAGGCCAAGTTTGAGCACCTTAAAAGAGTTCACCAAGAAGAGAGAATGAAGCTTGAAGAGAAGAGAAGACtcttggaagaagaaataattgCTTTCTCAAAGAAGAAAGCTACTTCAGAGATATACCAAAGCCAGTCCTACATGGCATCAGGCAGCAACCTGAGGAAAGACAAGGACCGTAAGAA ggaACCAGGCTATCGATTCGAACTCCTGTGCTTTGATGTCAGAGCTTGTGAAACCAATGGTGGACGTAAAGATGCAGAGGAAG GATCAGTAATGTCCAAGTTCTGGAAATTGGCAGCAGGAGAGCCCGTGAGTCCATGA
- the SEPTIN10 gene encoding septin-10 isoform X7 translates to MPTKTTCLSSQVSDDEQKQKKGNIRSLTMSGHVGFESLPDQLVNRSIQQGFCFNILCVGETGIGKSTLIDTLFNTNFEDQESSHFCPHVRLKAQTYELHESNVRLKLTIVNTVGFGDQINKEESYQPIVDYIDAQFEAYLQEELKIKRSLFNYHDSRIHVCLYFISPTGHSLKTLDLLTMKSLDSKGHLPFAVVGSMDEVKVGNKMVKARQYPWGVVQVENENHCDFVKLREMLICTNMEDLREQTHMRHYELYRRCKLEEMGFTDLGPENQPLSLQETYEAKRHEFYGERQRKEEEMKQMFVQRVKEKEAILKEAERELQAKFEHLKRVHQEERMKLEEKRRLLEEEIIAFSKKKATSEIYQSQSYMASGSNLRKDKDRKKEPGYRFELLCFDVRACETNGGRKDAEEAPILCKTKVPDHRRSSQAKVIKMLEVCFDFLAVFICCITYSISGKWL, encoded by the exons caaaaaaagggaaatattcgTTCTTTAACTATGTCTGGCCATGTTGGCTTTGAGAGTTTGCCTGATCAGCTGGTCAACAGATCCATTCAGCAAGGCTTCTGTTTTAATATTCTCTGTGTGG GAGAGACTGGAATTGGAAAATCAACTCTGATTGACACATTGTTTAATACTAATTTTGAAGACCAGGAGTCCTCACATTTTTGCCCACATGTTAGACTTAAAGCCCAGACATATGAACTCCATGAAAGTAATGTTCGATTGAAATTGACCATCGTGAATACAGTAGGATTTGGTGACCAAATAAACAAAGAAGAGAG ctaCCAACCGATAGTTGACTACATAGATGCTCAGTTTGAGGCCTATCTCCAAGAGGAGCTGAAGATCAAGCGCTCTCTCTTTAACTACCATGATTCTCGAATCCACGTGTGCCTCTATTTCATCTCACCTACAGGTCACTCTCTGAAGACACTGGATCTCTTAACAATGAAGAGCCTTGACAGCAAG GGACATTTGCCATTTGCTGTTGTAGGAAGTATGGATGAGGTAAAAGTTGGAAATAAGATGGTCAAAGCTCGCCAGTACCCTTGGGGTGTGGTACAAG TGGAAAATGAAAACCACTGTGACTTTGTAAAGCTCCGGGAAATGCTCATTTGTACCAACATGGAAGATCTGCGTGAACAGACCCACATGAGGCATTATGAACTTTATAGACGGTGTAAACTGGAGGAAATGGGCTTTACAGACCTGGGCCCAGAGAACCAGCCACTCAG TCTTCAAGAGACCTATGAAGCCAAAAGACATGAATTTTATGGTGAAcgtcagaggaaggaagaagaaatgaagcagaTGTTTGTGCAGCgagtaaaggaaaaagaagccaTACTGAAAGAAGCTGAGAGAGAG CTACAGGCCAAGTTTGAGCACCTTAAAAGAGTTCACCAAGAAGAGAGAATGAAGCTTGAAGAGAAGAGAAGACtcttggaagaagaaataattgCTTTCTCAAAGAAGAAAGCTACTTCAGAGATATACCAAAGCCAGTCCTACATGGCATCAGGCAGCAACCTGAGGAAAGACAAGGACCGTAAGAA ggaACCAGGCTATCGATTCGAACTCCTGTGCTTTGATGTCAGAGCTTGTGAAACCAATGGTGGACGTAAAGATGCAGAGGAAG ctCCAATTTTATGTAAAACAAAGGTTCCAGATCACAGAAGGTCATCACAAGcaaaagttattaaaatgttagaagtatgctttgattttcttgctgtttttatttGCTGTATCACTTATTCTATATCTGGCAAATGGCTGTAG
- the SEPTIN10 gene encoding septin-10 isoform X5 yields the protein MPTKTTCLSSQVSDDEQKQKKGNIRSLTMSGHVGFESLPDQLVNRSIQQGFCFNILCVGETGIGKSTLIDTLFNTNFEDQESSHFCPHVRLKAQTYELHESNVRLKLTIVNTVGFGDQINKEESYQPIVDYIDAQFEAYLQEELKIKRSLFNYHDSRIHVCLYFISPTGHSLKTLDLLTMKSLDSKVNIIPVIAKADAISKAELQKFKIKLMSELVSNGVQIYQFPTDDETIAKINASMNGHLPFAVVGSMDEVKVGNKMVKARQYPWGVVQVENENHCDFVKLREMLICTNMEDLREQTHMRHYELYRRCKLEEMGFTDLGPENQPLSLQETYEAKRHEFYGERQRKEEEMKQMFVQRVKEKEAILKEAERELQAKFEHLKRVHQEERMKLEEKRRLLEEEIIAFSKKKATSEIYQSQSYMASGSNLRKDKDRKKEPGYRFELLCFDVRACETNGGRKDAEEGREGLGTMGRP from the exons caaaaaaagggaaatattcgTTCTTTAACTATGTCTGGCCATGTTGGCTTTGAGAGTTTGCCTGATCAGCTGGTCAACAGATCCATTCAGCAAGGCTTCTGTTTTAATATTCTCTGTGTGG GAGAGACTGGAATTGGAAAATCAACTCTGATTGACACATTGTTTAATACTAATTTTGAAGACCAGGAGTCCTCACATTTTTGCCCACATGTTAGACTTAAAGCCCAGACATATGAACTCCATGAAAGTAATGTTCGATTGAAATTGACCATCGTGAATACAGTAGGATTTGGTGACCAAATAAACAAAGAAGAGAG ctaCCAACCGATAGTTGACTACATAGATGCTCAGTTTGAGGCCTATCTCCAAGAGGAGCTGAAGATCAAGCGCTCTCTCTTTAACTACCATGATTCTCGAATCCACGTGTGCCTCTATTTCATCTCACCTACAGGTCACTCTCTGAAGACACTGGATCTCTTAACAATGAAGAGCCTTGACAGCAAG GTAAACATTATACCAGTGATTGCCAAAGCAGATGCAATTTCTAAAGCTGAATTACAGAAGTTTAAGATTAAGCTCATGAGTGAATTGGTTAGCAACGGTGTCCAGATATATCAGTTCCCAACAGATGATGAAACTATTGCTAAAATCAATGCTTCAATGAAT GGACATTTGCCATTTGCTGTTGTAGGAAGTATGGATGAGGTAAAAGTTGGAAATAAGATGGTCAAAGCTCGCCAGTACCCTTGGGGTGTGGTACAAG TGGAAAATGAAAACCACTGTGACTTTGTAAAGCTCCGGGAAATGCTCATTTGTACCAACATGGAAGATCTGCGTGAACAGACCCACATGAGGCATTATGAACTTTATAGACGGTGTAAACTGGAGGAAATGGGCTTTACAGACCTGGGCCCAGAGAACCAGCCACTCAG TCTTCAAGAGACCTATGAAGCCAAAAGACATGAATTTTATGGTGAAcgtcagaggaaggaagaagaaatgaagcagaTGTTTGTGCAGCgagtaaaggaaaaagaagccaTACTGAAAGAAGCTGAGAGAGAG CTACAGGCCAAGTTTGAGCACCTTAAAAGAGTTCACCAAGAAGAGAGAATGAAGCTTGAAGAGAAGAGAAGACtcttggaagaagaaataattgCTTTCTCAAAGAAGAAAGCTACTTCAGAGATATACCAAAGCCAGTCCTACATGGCATCAGGCAGCAACCTGAGGAAAGACAAGGACCGTAAGAA ggaACCAGGCTATCGATTCGAACTCCTGTGCTTTGATGTCAGAGCTTGTGAAACCAATGGTGGACGTAAAGATGCAGAGGAAGGTAGAGAGGGCCTCGGTACAATGGGGCGGCCATGA
- the SEPTIN10 gene encoding septin-10 isoform X8, which yields MPTKTTCLSSQVSDDEQKQKKGNIRSLTMSGHVGFESLPDQLVNRSIQQGFCFNILCVGETGIGKSTLIDTLFNTNFEDQESSHFCPHVRLKAQTYELHESNVRLKLTIVNTVGFGDQINKEESYQPIVDYIDAQFEAYLQEELKIKRSLFNYHDSRIHVCLYFISPTGHSLKTLDLLTMKSLDSKVNIIPVIAKADAISKAELQKFKIKLMSELVSNGVQIYQFPTDDETIAKINASMNGHLPFAVVGSMDEVKVGNKMVKARQYPWGVVQVENENHCDFVKLREMLICTNMEDLREQTHMRHYELYRRCKLEEMGFTDLGPENQPLSLQETYEAKRHEFYGERQRKEEEMKQMFVQRVKEKEAILKEAERELQAKFEHLKRVHQEERMKLEEKRRLLEEEIIAFSKKKATSEIYQSQSYMASGSNLRKDKDRKNSNFM from the exons caaaaaaagggaaatattcgTTCTTTAACTATGTCTGGCCATGTTGGCTTTGAGAGTTTGCCTGATCAGCTGGTCAACAGATCCATTCAGCAAGGCTTCTGTTTTAATATTCTCTGTGTGG GAGAGACTGGAATTGGAAAATCAACTCTGATTGACACATTGTTTAATACTAATTTTGAAGACCAGGAGTCCTCACATTTTTGCCCACATGTTAGACTTAAAGCCCAGACATATGAACTCCATGAAAGTAATGTTCGATTGAAATTGACCATCGTGAATACAGTAGGATTTGGTGACCAAATAAACAAAGAAGAGAG ctaCCAACCGATAGTTGACTACATAGATGCTCAGTTTGAGGCCTATCTCCAAGAGGAGCTGAAGATCAAGCGCTCTCTCTTTAACTACCATGATTCTCGAATCCACGTGTGCCTCTATTTCATCTCACCTACAGGTCACTCTCTGAAGACACTGGATCTCTTAACAATGAAGAGCCTTGACAGCAAG GTAAACATTATACCAGTGATTGCCAAAGCAGATGCAATTTCTAAAGCTGAATTACAGAAGTTTAAGATTAAGCTCATGAGTGAATTGGTTAGCAACGGTGTCCAGATATATCAGTTCCCAACAGATGATGAAACTATTGCTAAAATCAATGCTTCAATGAAT GGACATTTGCCATTTGCTGTTGTAGGAAGTATGGATGAGGTAAAAGTTGGAAATAAGATGGTCAAAGCTCGCCAGTACCCTTGGGGTGTGGTACAAG TGGAAAATGAAAACCACTGTGACTTTGTAAAGCTCCGGGAAATGCTCATTTGTACCAACATGGAAGATCTGCGTGAACAGACCCACATGAGGCATTATGAACTTTATAGACGGTGTAAACTGGAGGAAATGGGCTTTACAGACCTGGGCCCAGAGAACCAGCCACTCAG TCTTCAAGAGACCTATGAAGCCAAAAGACATGAATTTTATGGTGAAcgtcagaggaaggaagaagaaatgaagcagaTGTTTGTGCAGCgagtaaaggaaaaagaagccaTACTGAAAGAAGCTGAGAGAGAG CTACAGGCCAAGTTTGAGCACCTTAAAAGAGTTCACCAAGAAGAGAGAATGAAGCTTGAAGAGAAGAGAAGACtcttggaagaagaaataattgCTTTCTCAAAGAAGAAAGCTACTTCAGAGATATACCAAAGCCAGTCCTACATGGCATCAGGCAGCAACCTGAGGAAAGACAAGGACCGTAAGAA ctCCAATTTTATGTAA
- the SEPTIN10 gene encoding septin-10 isoform X3: MASEVARHPLFQSHMPTKTTCLSSQVSDDEQKQKKGNIRSLTMSGHVGFESLPDQLVNRSIQQGFCFNILCVGETGIGKSTLIDTLFNTNFEDQESSHFCPHVRLKAQTYELHESNVRLKLTIVNTVGFGDQINKEESYQPIVDYIDAQFEAYLQEELKIKRSLFNYHDSRIHVCLYFISPTGHSLKTLDLLTMKSLDSKVNIIPVIAKADAISKAELQKFKIKLMSELVSNGVQIYQFPTDDETIAKINASMNGHLPFAVVGSMDEVKVGNKMVKARQYPWGVVQVENENHCDFVKLREMLICTNMEDLREQTHMRHYELYRRCKLEEMGFTDLGPENQPLSLQETYEAKRHEFYGERQRKEEEMKQMFVQRVKEKEAILKEAERELQAKFEHLKRVHQEERMKLEEKRRLLEEEIIAFSKKKATSEIYQSQSYMASGSNLRKDKDRKKEPGYRFELLCFDVRACETNGGRKDAEEAPILCKTKVPDHRRSSQAKVIKMLEVCFDFLAVFICCITYSISGKWL, translated from the exons caaaaaaagggaaatattcgTTCTTTAACTATGTCTGGCCATGTTGGCTTTGAGAGTTTGCCTGATCAGCTGGTCAACAGATCCATTCAGCAAGGCTTCTGTTTTAATATTCTCTGTGTGG GAGAGACTGGAATTGGAAAATCAACTCTGATTGACACATTGTTTAATACTAATTTTGAAGACCAGGAGTCCTCACATTTTTGCCCACATGTTAGACTTAAAGCCCAGACATATGAACTCCATGAAAGTAATGTTCGATTGAAATTGACCATCGTGAATACAGTAGGATTTGGTGACCAAATAAACAAAGAAGAGAG ctaCCAACCGATAGTTGACTACATAGATGCTCAGTTTGAGGCCTATCTCCAAGAGGAGCTGAAGATCAAGCGCTCTCTCTTTAACTACCATGATTCTCGAATCCACGTGTGCCTCTATTTCATCTCACCTACAGGTCACTCTCTGAAGACACTGGATCTCTTAACAATGAAGAGCCTTGACAGCAAG GTAAACATTATACCAGTGATTGCCAAAGCAGATGCAATTTCTAAAGCTGAATTACAGAAGTTTAAGATTAAGCTCATGAGTGAATTGGTTAGCAACGGTGTCCAGATATATCAGTTCCCAACAGATGATGAAACTATTGCTAAAATCAATGCTTCAATGAAT GGACATTTGCCATTTGCTGTTGTAGGAAGTATGGATGAGGTAAAAGTTGGAAATAAGATGGTCAAAGCTCGCCAGTACCCTTGGGGTGTGGTACAAG TGGAAAATGAAAACCACTGTGACTTTGTAAAGCTCCGGGAAATGCTCATTTGTACCAACATGGAAGATCTGCGTGAACAGACCCACATGAGGCATTATGAACTTTATAGACGGTGTAAACTGGAGGAAATGGGCTTTACAGACCTGGGCCCAGAGAACCAGCCACTCAG TCTTCAAGAGACCTATGAAGCCAAAAGACATGAATTTTATGGTGAAcgtcagaggaaggaagaagaaatgaagcagaTGTTTGTGCAGCgagtaaaggaaaaagaagccaTACTGAAAGAAGCTGAGAGAGAG CTACAGGCCAAGTTTGAGCACCTTAAAAGAGTTCACCAAGAAGAGAGAATGAAGCTTGAAGAGAAGAGAAGACtcttggaagaagaaataattgCTTTCTCAAAGAAGAAAGCTACTTCAGAGATATACCAAAGCCAGTCCTACATGGCATCAGGCAGCAACCTGAGGAAAGACAAGGACCGTAAGAA ggaACCAGGCTATCGATTCGAACTCCTGTGCTTTGATGTCAGAGCTTGTGAAACCAATGGTGGACGTAAAGATGCAGAGGAAG ctCCAATTTTATGTAAAACAAAGGTTCCAGATCACAGAAGGTCATCACAAGcaaaagttattaaaatgttagaagtatgctttgattttcttgctgtttttatttGCTGTATCACTTATTCTATATCTGGCAAATGGCTGTAG
- the SEPTIN10 gene encoding septin-10 isoform X1, translating to MPTKTTCLSSQVSDDEQKQKKGNIRSLTMSGHVGFESLPDQLVNRSIQQGFCFNILCVGETGIGKSTLIDTLFNTNFEDQESSHFCPHVRLKAQTYELHESNVRLKLTIVNTVGFGDQINKEESYQPIVDYIDAQFEAYLQEELKIKRSLFNYHDSRIHVCLYFISPTGHSLKTLDLLTMKSLDSKVNIIPVIAKADAISKAELQKFKIKLMSELVSNGVQIYQFPTDDETIAKINASMNGHLPFAVVGSMDEVKVGNKMVKARQYPWGVVQVENENHCDFVKLREMLICTNMEDLREQTHMRHYELYRRCKLEEMGFTDLGPENQPLSLQETYEAKRHEFYGERQRKEEEMKQMFVQRVKEKEAILKEAERELQAKFEHLKRVHQEERMKLEEKRRLLEEEIIAFSKKKATSEIYQSQSYMASGSNLRKDKDRKKEPGYRFELLCFDVRACETNGGRKDAEEAPILCKTKVPDHRRSSQAKVIKMLEVCFDFLAVFICCITYSISGKWL from the exons caaaaaaagggaaatattcgTTCTTTAACTATGTCTGGCCATGTTGGCTTTGAGAGTTTGCCTGATCAGCTGGTCAACAGATCCATTCAGCAAGGCTTCTGTTTTAATATTCTCTGTGTGG GAGAGACTGGAATTGGAAAATCAACTCTGATTGACACATTGTTTAATACTAATTTTGAAGACCAGGAGTCCTCACATTTTTGCCCACATGTTAGACTTAAAGCCCAGACATATGAACTCCATGAAAGTAATGTTCGATTGAAATTGACCATCGTGAATACAGTAGGATTTGGTGACCAAATAAACAAAGAAGAGAG ctaCCAACCGATAGTTGACTACATAGATGCTCAGTTTGAGGCCTATCTCCAAGAGGAGCTGAAGATCAAGCGCTCTCTCTTTAACTACCATGATTCTCGAATCCACGTGTGCCTCTATTTCATCTCACCTACAGGTCACTCTCTGAAGACACTGGATCTCTTAACAATGAAGAGCCTTGACAGCAAG GTAAACATTATACCAGTGATTGCCAAAGCAGATGCAATTTCTAAAGCTGAATTACAGAAGTTTAAGATTAAGCTCATGAGTGAATTGGTTAGCAACGGTGTCCAGATATATCAGTTCCCAACAGATGATGAAACTATTGCTAAAATCAATGCTTCAATGAAT GGACATTTGCCATTTGCTGTTGTAGGAAGTATGGATGAGGTAAAAGTTGGAAATAAGATGGTCAAAGCTCGCCAGTACCCTTGGGGTGTGGTACAAG TGGAAAATGAAAACCACTGTGACTTTGTAAAGCTCCGGGAAATGCTCATTTGTACCAACATGGAAGATCTGCGTGAACAGACCCACATGAGGCATTATGAACTTTATAGACGGTGTAAACTGGAGGAAATGGGCTTTACAGACCTGGGCCCAGAGAACCAGCCACTCAG TCTTCAAGAGACCTATGAAGCCAAAAGACATGAATTTTATGGTGAAcgtcagaggaaggaagaagaaatgaagcagaTGTTTGTGCAGCgagtaaaggaaaaagaagccaTACTGAAAGAAGCTGAGAGAGAG CTACAGGCCAAGTTTGAGCACCTTAAAAGAGTTCACCAAGAAGAGAGAATGAAGCTTGAAGAGAAGAGAAGACtcttggaagaagaaataattgCTTTCTCAAAGAAGAAAGCTACTTCAGAGATATACCAAAGCCAGTCCTACATGGCATCAGGCAGCAACCTGAGGAAAGACAAGGACCGTAAGAA ggaACCAGGCTATCGATTCGAACTCCTGTGCTTTGATGTCAGAGCTTGTGAAACCAATGGTGGACGTAAAGATGCAGAGGAAG ctCCAATTTTATGTAAAACAAAGGTTCCAGATCACAGAAGGTCATCACAAGcaaaagttattaaaatgttagaagtatgctttgattttcttgctgtttttatttGCTGTATCACTTATTCTATATCTGGCAAATGGCTGTAG